Genomic segment of Paenibacillus macerans:
CGCAATCATGCTCGTTATGAGGCAGGGCAGCGAGGTCACCCCGCCGATGTCGATCAAGAAGCGGTGCGCGCCCGACAGGAGCCCGGTGATCAGGCCGACCGCCGGGCCGAAGAGTATGCCTCCCGCCATGATGGCGATAATCCGCACGTTGACCAGCGAGCCTTCAACGTTGATGCCGCTGTAGGTTCCGAAGATGGCGAACAGACTGAAAATGGCCGTAGCCAGCGCCAGCTCCTGACGGTTGTATTCTTTCTTCTGAAAAAGCTCCTTGAAGCGGGGCAGACGGGTCAGCACAAACAAACACATTTGCAGCAGCGCCGCCCGCTCCAGCAGCTGCAGCAAAATAAACAAAGTGTGTTGCATCATTCATCCCTCCACCCGGAATCGAGACGATCTTGTTTTTACCCTATCAAGGATATGCGTCATATTTCGTGATATATATCACATTTATAGCTGTGCATTTTTGATCTCAGTCAAGGAAATGAATTGCGTTTTATGGCAAATTAAAAATATAACCAACGAGGAAAAGGGGAATGAGCCATGACAAGCTTTACGTTTGAGGATCTGCAGCGGATCAATCGCGTCCGTCTGGGAGACGAGGTGCCGCTGGAGCTGTTTCGGGCGATCCGCTTGATCGGTATGCAGCAGGGTCTGCCATTGGAAGGCAAAGGAACGACGGCGTCGATCGGCCGCAAAATCGGCGAGAGCCTCCCGGTAGGGACGCTGGAGGAATTGTTGGAGTTGTTCGCCAAGCTGCGGATAGGACTGCCGCGCGTTTTGCAGCGGGATGAGCGGCTGATCCGGATTGCGGTAGACGATTGCTTCTGCAAAGGACTGCCTGTGATCGAAGAGAAAAAGGTATGCGACTTGGAGGGGGCAATTCTGGAAGGGGCGCTCGGCCGTATATTGAACCGCAAGGTGAGCGTCCGTGAGACCCAATGCAACGTATCCGGCGACGAGCATTGCGAATATGAGATCAGAATTTACGGGTGAGGACAGGAGGAGTGGGTTGGGTTCCGGGACCGCATGGTAAGAGGGAGCAAGGCGCGGGCGTAGGGGCTAACGGACACTGATGACGCTCAACTGGCGAAAATTCGAGCAGAAAAATTGTAACGGACCGAGGAGACCTTATTTTGGTCAACTCCGCCCCGATCGCCTTATTTCCAGCCCAATAACGCCTTTGGAGTCCGTTACAGCGGGAAATAACCGGGAAATGAGCGAATAAGGTCATCTCAGTCCGTTAGAGGTGGAAGGGGCTGCGGGCGACGGGGGGAGCATCGGATCGGGATCAATTACGCAAGCGCCCGCCTCTTTGTCACCGTTTAGCAAACGCCAAAGGATAACACCCAATCATAGGTGTTTACAGCGCT
This window contains:
- a CDS encoding V4R domain-containing protein — its product is MTSFTFEDLQRINRVRLGDEVPLELFRAIRLIGMQQGLPLEGKGTTASIGRKIGESLPVGTLEELLELFAKLRIGLPRVLQRDERLIRIAVDDCFCKGLPVIEEKKVCDLEGAILEGALGRILNRKVSVRETQCNVSGDEHCEYEIRIYG